One window of uncultured Trichococcus sp. genomic DNA carries:
- the pknB gene encoding Stk1 family PASTA domain-containing Ser/Thr kinase — MEAGKKLGGRYKIIRHIGSGGMANVYLGHDLILDRPVAIKVLRFDFRNNKDALRRFQREALSATQLIHPNIVGVYDVDEEDELQYIVMEFIDGTDLKKYIDIQGRVSPEKSIHIMRQVLSAVALAHKNRIIHRDIKPQNILIDNQDRIKITDFGIAVALSETSITQTNTLLGSVHYLSPEQARGSMATSKSDIYALGVVLYELLSGAVPFDGESAVSIALKHFQEPMPSIREKHPEIPQSLENVILKATAKEPLDRYATCEEMMADLDTCLNEGRLHEAPFMPVSLLQETKVLTPLSAEIVANRDSDKTIVSPPPSVKAEPIHEYESGREAAVAAVGKKKRKKWTLVLIFVLLLALIASFFLFFYNNREADAVIVPDVSDMDQASARLALEDAGLVLGDITEEYSDEVEEDFVIGTSPKVGASVEAGDEIDLIISLGEELFTLLDYEGQEYERVLDELREEGFTIERTHEFSSEVAAGNIISQSIEPGAEVKPSKTTLSFLVSDGNESYTMRDLSGYTRKSVEDYSGQYGLALTVTEAYSDTVAAGLVVSQSLAGGSAFVSGDALNVVISLGPEEPQVVSFSRTITIPYLAAAVSEPASESSNSQGGGNTDSDANVSSISDELNHIVIYIEDEDHAISDVFREFDIAADEVVTLNFRVLEGGSASYRIERDGEVISEESELTQ; from the coding sequence GTGGAGGCAGGAAAGAAATTAGGCGGCCGCTATAAAATTATCCGGCATATCGGAAGCGGCGGGATGGCAAACGTTTATCTGGGCCACGATCTGATTCTGGATCGCCCGGTCGCCATCAAAGTATTGCGCTTCGACTTCCGCAACAACAAGGATGCCTTACGCCGTTTCCAGCGTGAAGCCCTCTCGGCCACGCAATTGATCCATCCCAATATCGTGGGCGTGTACGATGTTGATGAAGAAGATGAATTGCAATACATCGTGATGGAATTCATCGACGGCACGGATCTGAAAAAATACATCGACATCCAAGGCAGGGTTTCTCCTGAGAAGTCGATCCATATCATGCGCCAAGTTTTGTCGGCTGTGGCGTTGGCACACAAAAACCGGATCATCCATAGGGACATCAAACCACAGAATATTCTGATCGATAATCAGGATCGCATCAAAATTACCGATTTCGGTATTGCGGTCGCGTTGTCGGAAACATCGATCACCCAAACGAATACGCTGTTGGGTTCCGTTCATTATTTGTCCCCGGAGCAAGCCAGAGGTAGCATGGCCACTTCAAAGTCAGATATCTACGCTTTGGGCGTTGTCCTGTATGAATTGCTCAGCGGGGCGGTTCCGTTCGATGGAGAGTCGGCCGTCAGCATAGCCCTGAAGCATTTTCAGGAACCGATGCCTTCCATCCGGGAAAAGCATCCGGAAATCCCCCAAAGTTTGGAAAACGTCATCCTGAAGGCGACGGCGAAAGAACCGCTCGATCGCTACGCTACCTGTGAAGAAATGATGGCGGATCTCGATACGTGCTTGAATGAGGGACGCTTGCATGAAGCACCTTTTATGCCGGTATCGCTCTTGCAGGAAACCAAAGTGCTCACCCCCCTATCCGCTGAAATAGTTGCTAATAGGGATAGCGATAAAACGATCGTTTCGCCTCCGCCAAGCGTGAAAGCTGAGCCGATCCATGAATACGAATCAGGGCGAGAGGCCGCTGTAGCCGCGGTCGGCAAGAAAAAACGAAAGAAGTGGACACTGGTTCTTATCTTCGTATTGCTGCTCGCTTTGATCGCCAGCTTTTTCCTTTTCTTCTACAATAACCGGGAAGCAGATGCGGTGATTGTGCCGGATGTGTCCGATATGGATCAAGCCAGCGCACGCCTTGCTTTGGAAGACGCAGGGTTGGTTTTGGGGGATATCACGGAAGAATACAGTGATGAAGTCGAAGAAGATTTCGTTATTGGAACATCGCCAAAAGTCGGTGCATCCGTGGAAGCCGGTGATGAGATCGACCTGATCATCAGCCTGGGCGAGGAATTGTTCACGCTGTTGGACTATGAAGGCCAAGAATATGAGCGTGTTTTGGATGAATTGCGTGAAGAAGGCTTTACGATCGAAAGGACGCATGAATTCAGCAGCGAAGTCGCAGCAGGCAATATCATCAGCCAAAGCATAGAGCCTGGTGCGGAAGTGAAGCCAAGCAAAACCACACTGTCGTTTCTGGTGAGCGATGGAAATGAATCCTATACGATGCGCGATCTATCGGGATATACGCGAAAAAGTGTCGAGGATTACTCGGGGCAATACGGGCTTGCGTTGACAGTCACGGAAGCCTATTCAGATACGGTTGCAGCGGGTCTCGTCGTAAGCCAAAGCCTTGCCGGCGGATCGGCTTTTGTATCCGGAGATGCCTTGAATGTGGTGATTTCGTTGGGTCCTGAAGAGCCGCAAGTCGTCTCCTTCAGTCGCACCATCACGATTCCTTATCTCGCAGCAGCCGTATCGGAACCCGCTTCTGAGAGCAGCAACAGTCAAGGCGGCGGAAATACGGACAGCGATGCGAATGTCAGCAGTATCTCCGACGAGCTGAACCATATCGTCATCTACATAGAGGACGAAGATCATGCCATCAGTGACGTATTCCGCGAGTTCGATATAGCAGCAGATGAAGTTGTGACATTGAATTTCCGTGTTCTGGAAGGTGGCTCCGCCTCTTACCGGATCGAAAGAGATGGTGAAGTCATCAGCGAAGAGTCTGAACTTACACAATAA
- a CDS encoding Stp1/IreP family PP2C-type Ser/Thr phosphatase produces the protein MQIAFKSDRGKKRAINQDYVSYFVNEAQQPLMIVCDGMGGHKAGDVASEMGVSHLGAAWKGSRFTNSEELSRWLIANIQRVNDLIFQKSLDYSDLDGMGTTLVAAAIVGKEIIFANIGDSRAYVYRNYKLRQITEDHSLVNEFIKSGEITPEEAQHHPRKNILTRSLGVSRKLDIDIIAMPLVQGDLLLLCSDGLTNMMDDEEISQMLKEWLPLEEKVLSLVDKANAAGGLDNITVLLADFTDREGEPSWRQERN, from the coding sequence ATGCAGATAGCCTTCAAAAGTGATAGAGGCAAAAAAAGAGCAATCAATCAAGATTACGTGAGTTATTTCGTGAATGAAGCCCAGCAGCCGCTCATGATCGTATGCGATGGCATGGGTGGCCATAAGGCCGGTGACGTCGCCAGCGAAATGGGAGTATCCCATCTGGGCGCAGCCTGGAAAGGATCCCGTTTCACGAACAGCGAAGAATTGTCCCGTTGGCTGATCGCCAACATCCAGCGCGTCAATGATCTGATTTTCCAAAAATCGTTGGATTACAGCGATCTGGACGGAATGGGGACGACTTTGGTGGCGGCGGCCATCGTAGGCAAGGAAATCATTTTTGCCAATATCGGTGACAGCCGGGCCTATGTCTACAGAAATTATAAACTCCGCCAAATCACAGAAGACCATTCCTTAGTGAATGAATTCATCAAGTCAGGGGAAATAACCCCCGAGGAAGCGCAGCATCATCCAAGAAAGAATATTTTGACGCGCTCCCTGGGTGTCTCCAGGAAACTGGATATCGATATCATCGCTATGCCGCTCGTGCAGGGGGATCTGTTGTTGCTATGCTCCGATGGCTTGACCAACATGATGGATGATGAAGAGATTTCCCAAATGCTTAAGGAATGGCTTCCACTTGAAGAAAAAGTCCTTTCCCTGGTCGATAAAGCGAATGCTGCTGGCGGACTGGATAACATCACAGTCCTTTTGGCTGATTTTACGGATAGAGAGGGGGAACCGTCGTGGAGGCAGGAAAGAAATTAG